One genomic region from Argentina anserina chromosome 2, drPotAnse1.1, whole genome shotgun sequence encodes:
- the LOC126783910 gene encoding uncharacterized protein LOC126783910, with protein MAEKTQKFLADYGIKFLHSSPYYAQSNGQAEASNQFIMSILKRMLDVNPRSWHTELDHTLLAYRTSKRTPTGTTPYALMYKHDAILPIEINVQSLRVREQHQLIGEDYVQAILIAEKKKIAWLYDKRTRGRSFGVGDLVWKACLPYGERVDGRGKWSAKREGPFVIDRVMGKGAYYLRDTDGNVRINLMNGRHLKKYFPSVWEYEDPSAAVQAV; from the exons ATGGCTGAAAAGACTCAGAAGTTCTTAGCTGATTATGGAATCAAGTTTCTGCATTCTAGTCCTTATTATGCTCAATCGAATGGCCAGGCAGAAGCTAGCAACCAGTTCATTATgtctatactcaaacgaatgtTGGATGTAAATCCGCGATCTTGGCATACAGAGTTGGATCACACGTTATTGGCTTATAGAACTTCCAAACGAACTCCAACTGGTACTACACCTTATGCCTTGATGTATAAACATGATGCAATACTTCCTATTGAGATTAATGTTCAGTCGCTGAGGGTTCGCGAGCAGCACCAGTTGATTGGCGAGGACTATGTCCAAGCTAT CCTTATtgcagaaaagaagaagatagcaTGGCTATATGACAAACGCACTAGAGGACGCAGCTTTGGAGTTGGGGACTTAGTTTGGAAAGCTTGTTTGCCTTACGGTGAGCGAGTTGATGGTCGTGGTAAATGGTCTGCTAAAAGGGAAGGTCCTTTTGTGATTGATCGAGTAATGGGTAAAGGAGCTTATTACCTTCGCGATACTGATGGGAATGTTCGCATAAATCTTATGAATGGTCGCCATCTTAAGAAGTACTTTCCTAGTGTTTGGGAGTATGAAGATCCATCGGCAGCGGTGCAGGCAGTGTAA